A DNA window from Solanum lycopersicum chromosome 3, SLM_r2.1 contains the following coding sequences:
- the LOC101264494 gene encoding tRNA-specific adenosine deaminase TAD3: MENTESVLPQVCKIIHIPEKPSFLPHLQPTVNMFASVIEPKDANTLVRKLNKIAPLENLQHVKRVQRKSIDGGKPQLSLLLCMIVGNDGGDDCMPYEILELVKSYQLSTFITKVCKYAATSKEEWDEQCKLWPTSYHPPTYNISGITGFSEEESQSVFSFMRHTINLATSSIGQVVNAAVIVDPSTKQVIASACDQVISSASLANGVSKEGSCSNYLENLKASNLDQQTSLLDGSISEFKPITNNVACVHPWQWALRSSGCWHPLRHAAIVAIEYSAARDLQLFPDHKALSPLKRQKIEESGFHSNGHSYQSLRPYLCTGYDIYLAWEPCAMCAMALVHQRVRRIFFSSPNSIAGALGSVHRLQGERSLNHHYAVFRVVLPEEVFRNKVVDGKASGSG; the protein is encoded by the coding sequence ATGGAGAATACAGAGAGCGTATTGCCACAAGTCTGCAAAATCATTCACATACCTGAAAAGCCATCCTTTCTTCCTCACCTCCAACCCACGGTTAACATGTTTGCTTCTGTCATTGAACCCAAAGATGCCAATACTCTAGTCAGGAAGttaaataagattgcaccactGGAAAATTTGCAACATGTGAAGCGTGTGCAGAGGAAAAGCATTGATGGGGGGAAACCTCAATTATCTCTGCTTTTATGTATGATTGTTGGAAATGATGGtggagatgattgcatgccatacGAGATTCTTGAACTTGTTAAATCATACCAGTTGAGTACTTTCATCACAAAAGTTTGCAAATATGCTGCAACATCAAAAGAAGAATGGGATGAACAATGCAAGCTCTGGCCTACTTCGTATCATCCACCAACCTACAACATCAGTGGCATTACTGGATTTAGTGAAGAGGAGTCACAATCAGTTTTCAGCTTCATGAGACACACCATTAATTTGGCAACATCTTCTATTGGTCAGGTGGTCAATGCTGCTGTTATTGTAGATCCTTCAACTAAGCAGGTCATTGCAAGTGCTTGTGATCAGGTAATATCCTCAGCCAGTCTTGCAAATGGGGTCAGCAAGGAAGGTAGCTGCTCGAACTATCTAGAAAACCTCAAAGCCTCTAATTTGGACCAGCAAACGTCACTTTTGGATGGTTCAATTAGTGAATTTAAACCTATAACTAACAATGTTGCTTGTGTACATCCTTGGCAATGGGCACTGCGAAGCTCTGGTTGCTGGCATCCTTTGCGGCATGCGGCTATTGTTGCCATTGAATATTCTGCTGCCAGGGATCTACAACTTTTTCCTGATCACAAAGCTCTATCTCCTTTGAAAAGACAGAAGATCGAGGAGTCTGGCTTCCATAGCAATGGCCATAGTTATCAATCGCTCAGACCTTATCTATGTACTGGATATGACATTTATCTGGCCTGGGAACCATGTGCAATGTGCGCAATGGCGCTTGTACATCAAAGAGTTAGACGGATATTTTTTTCTTCCCCAAATTCCATTGCTGGTGCACTAGGAAGTGTTCACAGATTGCAAGGGGAGCGGAGCTTAAATCACCATTATGCTGTTTTCAGGGTCGTTCTGCCTGAGGAGGTGTTCAGGAATAAAGTAGTAGATGGAAAGGCTTCTGGAAGTGGTTGA
- the LOC101268068 gene encoding SUN family protein SUN8, producing the protein MGKASRWLRSLLGSKKSPSESSPPAKEGKNSKWGLRKSSNGTGRTTGAEIAYGNEDPPASPYAEALDANKHAIAVAAATAAVAEAALAAAQAAAEVVRLTSGKRSTSAYGSSNTERRREWAAVKIQSEFRAYLARRALRALKGLVKLQALVRGRIVRKQSADMLRRMQAMARIQARASANRNVTSDPSHSSIRASRFEHPGIATPRKYDPQQYSFNCKYHGPNLKKSGSKLKLHESFGQDRSHLASQYIHHWMEECAKNGYGDTSLKKNGGDHDESTDKILEIDTWKPSLHPKPSEKKSHNSRYSSWNDNAHGTRTVNSMSKLLGNHMKPNPSISSGEVSSLRSLTFCQDTDQPAAWTVERSPGVHSTLSRPGSSSRRGPSPSRSDCSRSLFGDYLGHPNYMSNTESYLAKLRSHSAPRQRVQFEKIGSTKYVDGLVDADTNSEKSWRSLGNFMNKPKPGSGQSDRVGTPDHRSAVRSSSPFGPRQ; encoded by the exons ATGGGTAAAGCCAGCAGATGGTTACGTTCACTTCTCGGTTCTAAGAAATCGCCGTCCGAATCATCACCACCGGCGAAAGAGGGAAAGAATAGCAAATGGGGTCTCCGAAAATCTTCCAATGGAACTGGAAGAACCACTGGAGCTGAGATTGCTTATGGGAATGAAGACCCACCGGCAAGCCCTTACGCGGAAGCACTGGACGCGAACAAGCACGCTATAGCGGTTGCGGCAGCCACTGCGGCGGTTGCAGAGGCGGCACTGGCTGCCGCTCAGGCTGCGGCGGAGGTTGTCAGGCTTACAAGTGGTAAGAGGTCCACTTCGGCTTATGGAAGTAGTAACACCGAACGCCGCCGTGAATGGGCTGCCGTTAAAATTCAGTCAGAATTTCGTGCTTACCTg GCTAGAAGGGCACTGAGGGCACTAAAGGGATTAGTGAAGCTGCAAGCACTAGTCAGAGGTCGTATAGTGAGGAAACAAAGTGCAGATATGCTCCGACGTATGCAAGCCATGGCTCGAATTCAGGCTCGAGCTTCTGCCAACCGGAATGTAACTTCAGATCCCTCTCATTCCAGCATCAGAGCTTCACGATTTGAGCATCCT GGCATTGCAACTCCGAGAAAATATGATCCACAGCAGTATTCATTCAATTGTAAATATCATGGGCCAAACCTGAAG AAATCTGGTTCCAAATTGAAACTGCATGAGAGCTTTGGTCAGGATAGGTCACATTTGGCTTCACAGTATATACATCACTGGATGGAGGAATGTGCAAAAAATGGCTACGGAGATACTTCCCTGAAAAAAAATGGTGGAGATCATGATGAGAGCACTGACAAGATACTTGAGATAGACACATGGAAACCAAGTTTGCACCCCAAACCAAGTGAGAAAAAGTCTCACAATTCACGTTATTCATCTTGGAACGATAATGCTCACGGAACAAGAACTGTCAACTCTATGTCGAAACTTTTGGGGAACCATATGAAACCAAATCCTAGTATATCTTCAGGGGAAGTGTCATCTTTGAGGTCACTGACATTTTGTCAAGATACTGATCAGCCAGCTGCTTGGACTGTTGAGCGCAGCCCTGGAGTTCATTCCACGTTGTCCAGACCAGGGAGTAGCAGTAGAAGAGGTCCCTCTCCTTCGAGAAGTGATTGCTCACGAAGCTTGTTTGGGGACTACCTAGGTCACCCCAACTATATGTCTAATACAGAATCATACCTTGCGAAACTTAGGTCGCATAGTGCACCCAGGCAAAGAGTGCAGTTTGAGAAAATTGGTTCGACAAAGTATGTTGATGGACTTGTGGATGCAGATACAAATTCAGAGAAGAGTTGGAGATCACTTGGTAACTTTATGAACAAACCAAAGCCAGGATCAGGTCAATCAGACCGAGTAGGGACACCTGATCATCGCAGTGCTGTCCGTTCTAGCTCTCCCTTCGGCCCGAGACAATAG
- the LOC101264795 gene encoding putative non-specific lipid-transfer protein 14, with protein sequence MKSVFWMVVVLGVALVIHEAGAEDECSTVTALVSACASFVNYGTPDPVPGAPCCIAMTTLSTVASSTGVQTRQSVCRCMMELITTYNPNATAIATLPGFCGVSLGFTIEPNTDCEFVS encoded by the exons ATGAAATCTGTGTTTTGGATGGTGGTGGTTTTGGGGGTTGCTTTAGTAATTCATGAAGCTGGAGCTGAAGATGAATGCAGCACAGTGACAGCACTGGTATCGGCATGTGCCAGCTTCGTGAACTATGGCACACCAGATCCGGTACCTGGTGCACCATGTTGCATTGCTATGACTACCCTAAGTACTGTAGCTAGCTCCACTGGCGTTCAGACCCGCCAGTCTGTCTGTAGATGCATGATGGAGCTTATTACTACTTACAACCCAAATGCTACTGCCATTGCCACTCTGCCTGGTTTCTGTGGTGTTTCTCTTGGTTTCACCATTGAACCTAACACTGATTGTGAATT cGTCTCGTGA
- the LOC101268356 gene encoding RHOMBOID-like protein 2 produces MRGGDIESRGEKNRGSNHASSYAVEDTDTPWISWLIPLFVVANVVMFVIVMYFNNCTKSNQGCVARFLGRFSFQPLRENPLFGPSSSTLERLGGLEWKKVVHQHQGWRLVTCIWLHAGVIHLIANMLSLVIIGIRLEQQCGFVRIGIIYLLSGIGGSILSSLFIQRNISVGASGALFGLLGAMLSELITNWSIYTNKVCALLTLLVIVAINLGVGILPHVDNFAHIGGFLTGFLLGFVLLPRPQLGWMQRRNLPAGVRVNSKYKAYQYGLGLVSLVLLVAGFTIGLVLLFRGVNGYDHCHWCHYLSCVPTSRWKCDGN; encoded by the exons ATGAGAGGAGGAGATATAGAAAGCAGAGGAGAAAAAAACAGGGGAAGCAATCATGCTTCTTCCTATGCTGTCGAAGACACAGATACGCCGTGGATTTCTTGGTTGATTCCTTTGTTTGTGGTGGCTAATGTtgttatgtttgttattgtcaTGTATTTCAACAATTGTACGAAAAGTAATCAGGGGTGCGTAGCTAGGTTTCTTGGAAGGTTTTCTTTTCAGCCCTTGAGGGAAAATCCTCTGTTTGGACCTTCTTCTTCAAc GTTGGAGAGGCTGGGTGGTCTTGAATGGAAGAAAGTGGTCCATCAACATCAAGGATGGAGGCTTGTCACGTGTATCTGGTTACATGCCGGTGTTATTCATCTGATCGCGAATATGTTGAGTCTTGTAATTATTGGCATACGCCTTGAACAGCAATGTGGCTTTG TGCGCATTGGAATTATATACTTGTTGTCTGGCATTGGCGGGAGCATACTATCTTCTTTGTTTATCCAGAGGAACATCTCTGTTGGTGCTTCAGGGGCACTATTTGGCCTACTTGGAGCTATGCTTTCAGAGCTTATTACGAATTGGTCAATTTACACTAACAAG GTTTGTGCACTCTTGACGCTTTTGGTGATAGTTGCCATCAATCTAGGAGTTGGAATCTTGCCTCATGTGGATAATTTTGCTCACATTGGTGGATTCTTGACTGGATTTCTCCTTGGCTTTGTTCTGCTTCCACGCCCTCAACTAGGGTGGATGCAACGTCGCAATCTTCCAGCTGGTGTTCGTGTGAATTCCAAATACAAGGCTTACCAATATGGACTGGGGCTTGTTTCTCTTGTTCTGCTAGTAGCAGG GTTTACCATCGGACTGGTGTTGCTGTTCCGAGGGGTTAATGGATATGATCACTGCCATTGGTGTCACTACCTCAGCTGTGTTCCAACCTCTAGATGGAAATGTGATGGAAATTAA